Proteins encoded together in one Streptomyces sp. TLI_171 window:
- a CDS encoding beta-N-acetylglucosaminidase domain-containing protein gives MQARISVVAGRRLRQQLEQSAALREVLHHPAALAARRTAARTARQIAPRAADRFIADFKGTAPLLASVRAERRTARRGSTLRLAATLSAAAVVGGLLIPAQASAAEADLRYGDLRTLSADSGDRPAAESPLPLGSLTDPQLYPRPQQLRPAGRPVAVPRQVTVVLADGADGPAVDAVRRLLTRAGAAEVLIAPEAPEAPAAGSLLVYLGGPHEGAGGATDRALRQLAVAGGLQDTEAPGLAGLPAGGYLLATGQLPTAGGQYGAVVLAGVDGTGTFYAAQSLAQLLAPVGPGQGQGGEGDKGFPGVLVRDFPSGAPVRGTAESFFGAPWSAAQRLAAVDFLGRTKQNFFLYGPGGDPYRSQRWREPYPAEQARELTELAARARDNHVTLAYAIDPGQSFCFSSGKDVDALVAKLDGLRRMGFRAFQLEFLDVSYDEWHCGADRRKFGTGPVAAAKAQAALAAAVQQRLIAPHPELAPLSVVPTEYQKQGATPYRSALAAGLPGEVQVVWSGGAVIPKQVTGGQLDETAALYRRPLVTLDNYPVNDSAPDRLFLGGYGGRDADVAKRSAVLLTSAMSQPVASRIPLATAADYGWQPDGYQPEQSLAGALRLLAAGPAQQSALAALAGNSASSPLGGKESGYLAPLLERFWAAAEPASGAPADPARLQEAAQPLREAFSVMADAPRTLAGDPLAADAAPWLARLSAYGAAGRAAVDMLLAQHGGDGTAAWQARLELGRQRGVLEQNPVTVGKGVLDPFLDRAVKSADTWSGITAGAAPTTTLGTAHDHGPALMADGSTQTFYWSSAPPQVGDSFGLDLGTPKPLGSVTVLMGGDGPDADAAADDYLHDGVLEYFSGSGGWQKLATVHGQRTVTASAPAGAVARAVRLRATGGQKTAVAVREFTAAAPGAVDAEVSGPPAAPGSSAAAVLSGDPDSAFRAAAPPIEGDALTVELGSARPLDRLTVLTDPVVRAEATAQVRRPDGSWADLGAVRPGYNELRADGGPVDAFRLVWKPGSEAPVVNQVIPWYADVPAARVTLAEPTLDVVAGAAAPAQTRATVESGRAELLTGELKAEVPPLAKGLTVAPVPSVTVPRGGRVGAPVLVSAAADTPSGSYRVPLVFTAGGLTVRQELVVHVVPPTGGPDLARTATASSSGDDSAKTPASAVADGDPKSSWTAPAEDDAWVQLRLPQPVRLGSAVLHWGDAYASGYRVETSADGLVWTTAAVVENGQGGTETVRFDAPGARYLRVQGVSRATRYGYALTGVELYGVQSP, from the coding sequence GTGCAGGCGCGGATTTCGGTGGTGGCCGGGCGTCGGCTGCGGCAGCAGTTGGAGCAGAGCGCGGCCCTGCGCGAGGTGCTGCACCACCCGGCCGCGCTGGCGGCCCGCCGGACGGCCGCCAGGACCGCCCGCCAGATAGCGCCGCGCGCCGCGGACCGCTTCATCGCCGACTTCAAGGGCACCGCCCCGCTGCTGGCCTCGGTGCGCGCCGAGCGCCGCACCGCCCGCCGGGGCTCCACGCTGCGCCTGGCCGCGACGCTCTCCGCGGCGGCCGTGGTCGGCGGCCTGCTGATCCCCGCCCAGGCGTCCGCCGCCGAGGCGGACCTCCGGTACGGCGACCTGCGGACGCTGTCCGCGGACTCCGGCGACCGGCCGGCCGCGGAGTCCCCGCTGCCGCTGGGCTCGCTGACGGACCCCCAGCTCTACCCGCGCCCGCAGCAGTTGCGGCCCGCCGGCCGGCCGGTGGCGGTGCCCCGCCAGGTGACGGTGGTGCTGGCGGACGGCGCCGACGGCCCGGCCGTGGACGCGGTGCGCCGCCTGCTGACCCGGGCCGGCGCCGCCGAGGTGCTGATCGCCCCGGAGGCGCCCGAGGCGCCGGCCGCCGGCTCGCTGCTGGTGTACCTCGGCGGCCCGCACGAGGGCGCGGGCGGGGCGACCGACCGGGCGCTGCGACAGCTCGCGGTGGCGGGCGGCCTGCAGGACACCGAGGCGCCGGGGCTGGCGGGCCTGCCCGCGGGCGGCTACCTGCTGGCGACCGGTCAGCTGCCCACCGCGGGCGGCCAGTACGGCGCGGTGGTGCTGGCCGGCGTGGACGGCACCGGCACCTTCTACGCGGCGCAGAGCCTGGCCCAGCTGCTCGCCCCGGTCGGCCCCGGCCAGGGGCAGGGCGGCGAGGGAGACAAGGGCTTCCCGGGCGTGCTGGTGCGGGACTTCCCGAGCGGCGCACCGGTCCGCGGCACCGCCGAGTCGTTCTTCGGCGCGCCGTGGAGCGCCGCGCAGCGGCTGGCCGCGGTGGACTTCCTCGGCCGCACCAAGCAGAACTTCTTCCTGTACGGCCCGGGCGGCGACCCGTACCGCTCGCAGCGCTGGCGCGAGCCCTACCCGGCCGAGCAGGCCCGGGAGCTGACCGAGCTGGCGGCCCGCGCCCGGGACAACCACGTGACCCTGGCGTACGCGATCGACCCGGGCCAGTCGTTCTGCTTCTCCTCCGGCAAGGACGTGGACGCGCTGGTCGCCAAGCTGGACGGGCTGCGCCGGATGGGCTTCCGGGCGTTCCAGCTGGAGTTCCTGGACGTCTCCTACGACGAGTGGCACTGCGGCGCGGACCGGCGGAAGTTCGGCACCGGACCGGTCGCGGCGGCGAAGGCGCAGGCCGCGCTGGCCGCGGCGGTGCAGCAGCGGCTGATCGCGCCGCACCCGGAGCTGGCGCCGCTGTCGGTGGTTCCGACGGAGTACCAGAAGCAGGGCGCGACGCCGTACCGCTCGGCGCTGGCGGCGGGGCTGCCCGGCGAGGTGCAGGTGGTGTGGAGCGGCGGCGCGGTGATCCCCAAGCAGGTGACGGGCGGTCAGCTCGACGAGACCGCCGCGCTGTACCGGCGCCCGCTGGTGACGCTGGACAACTACCCGGTGAACGACTCGGCCCCGGACCGGCTGTTCCTCGGCGGCTACGGCGGCCGCGACGCGGACGTGGCCAAGCGCTCCGCGGTGCTGCTGACCTCGGCGATGAGCCAGCCGGTGGCGTCCCGGATCCCGCTGGCCACGGCCGCGGACTACGGCTGGCAGCCGGACGGCTACCAGCCGGAGCAGTCGCTGGCCGGGGCGCTGCGGCTGCTGGCCGCCGGGCCCGCGCAGCAGTCCGCGCTGGCGGCGCTGGCCGGCAACAGCGCCTCCTCGCCGCTCGGCGGCAAGGAGTCCGGGTACCTGGCGCCGCTGCTCGAGCGGTTCTGGGCGGCCGCCGAGCCGGCCTCCGGCGCGCCCGCCGACCCGGCGCGGCTGCAGGAGGCCGCGCAGCCGCTGCGCGAGGCGTTCTCGGTGATGGCGGACGCCCCGCGGACGCTCGCGGGGGACCCGCTGGCGGCGGACGCCGCGCCCTGGCTGGCCCGGCTGTCGGCGTACGGCGCGGCGGGCCGGGCGGCCGTCGACATGCTGCTGGCGCAGCACGGCGGCGACGGCACCGCGGCCTGGCAGGCCCGGCTGGAGCTGGGCCGGCAGCGGGGGGTGCTGGAGCAGAACCCGGTGACGGTGGGCAAGGGCGTGCTGGACCCGTTCCTGGACCGGGCGGTGAAGTCCGCGGACACCTGGTCGGGCATCACCGCGGGGGCCGCGCCGACCACCACCCTGGGCACCGCGCACGACCACGGCCCGGCCCTGATGGCGGACGGCTCCACGCAGACCTTCTACTGGTCCTCGGCGCCGCCGCAGGTCGGCGACAGCTTCGGCCTGGACCTGGGCACCCCGAAGCCGCTGGGCTCGGTGACGGTGCTGATGGGCGGCGACGGCCCGGACGCCGACGCGGCGGCCGACGACTACCTGCACGACGGGGTGCTGGAGTACTTCAGCGGCTCCGGCGGCTGGCAGAAGCTGGCCACCGTGCACGGGCAGCGCACCGTCACCGCGAGCGCCCCGGCGGGCGCGGTGGCCAGGGCGGTGCGGCTGCGCGCCACCGGCGGGCAGAAGACCGCCGTCGCGGTGCGCGAGTTCACGGCCGCCGCGCCGGGCGCGGTGGACGCCGAGGTGTCCGGCCCGCCGGCCGCGCCGGGCTCCTCCGCGGCGGCGGTGCTCTCCGGCGACCCGGACTCGGCGTTCCGGGCGGCCGCCCCGCCGATCGAGGGCGACGCGCTGACCGTGGAGCTGGGCTCGGCCCGCCCGCTGGACCGCCTGACCGTGCTCACCGACCCGGTGGTGCGCGCCGAGGCCACCGCGCAGGTGCGCCGGCCGGACGGCAGCTGGGCCGACCTGGGCGCGGTCCGGCCGGGCTACAACGAGCTGCGCGCCGACGGCGGCCCGGTGGACGCGTTCCGGCTGGTGTGGAAGCCGGGCTCGGAGGCGCCGGTGGTCAACCAGGTGATCCCCTGGTACGCGGACGTGCCCGCGGCCCGGGTGACGCTGGCCGAGCCGACGCTGGACGTGGTGGCGGGCGCGGCCGCCCCGGCGCAGACCCGGGCCACCGTGGAGTCCGGCCGGGCCGAGCTGCTGACCGGCGAGCTGAAGGCCGAGGTCCCGCCGCTGGCCAAGGGCCTGACGGTGGCTCCGGTCCCGTCGGTGACGGTGCCGCGCGGCGGCCGGGTCGGCGCTCCGGTGCTGGTGTCCGCGGCCGCGGACACCCCGTCGGGCAGCTACCGGGTGCCGCTGGTGTTCACCGCGGGCGGCCTGACGGTCCGCCAGGAGCTGGTGGTGCACGTGGTCCCGCCGACCGGCGGCCCCGACCTGGCGCGCACCGCGACCGCCTCGTCCTCCGGCGACGACTCGGCGAAGACCCCGGCCTCGGCGGTCGCCGACGGCGACCCGAAGTCCTCCTGGACGGCGCCCGCCGAGGACGACGCCTGGGTGCAGCTGCGGCTGCCGCAGCCCGTCCGGCTGGGCTCGGCGGTGCTGCACTGGGGCGACGCGTACGCCTCCGGCTACCGGGTGGAGACCTCCGCGGACGGCCTGGTGTGGACCACCGCCGCGGTGGTGGAGAACGGGCAGGGCGGCACCGAGACGGTCCGCTTCGACGCCCCGGGCGCGCGGTACCTGCGGGTGCAGGGCGTCAGCCGGGCCACCCGCTACGGGTACGCGCTGACCGGCGTGGAGCTGTACGGCGTGCAGAGCCCCTGA
- a CDS encoding ferric reductase-like transmembrane domain-containing protein yields MTALSTPPRAAGRATPRRGLPPDAVRRSALALIAAGVLAVLALWWSDTPRVAGAADWLTGAGRITGLLAGYAAPVLLLLMARIPVLEREVGADRLARWHAFGGRYLVSLLAVHVLTVVWGYALTDGQGPWSEGVEIVLHFPDMLKATAATLLILGTGAVSARAARRRLGYEAWYYLHLATYLAVALGFGHQLTTGADLGDGPARAAWYLLYFGTAAVLAWFRLLRPWLRDRRHRLRIAEVRAEGPGVVSVFLTGRHLAELRAEPGQFFRLQFLTPQLRWAANPYSLSAPPHPQFLRFTVKGLGSHSAAVAALAPGTAVRAEGPYGAFTARRRHGGPVLLLGAGVGITPLRALFETLPGRVTLVQRARRAEDVLFRRELAAVAEGRGGRVHELLGTREQVGALGPALARLVPDLGRHEVYLCGPEEFTADAVRALRAAGVRPSRIHHESFAF; encoded by the coding sequence TTGACCGCACTGTCCACCCCGCCCCGGGCCGCCGGGCGCGCCACGCCGCGCCGCGGTCTGCCGCCGGACGCCGTCCGGCGCTCCGCGCTCGCCCTGATCGCGGCCGGAGTGCTCGCCGTGCTCGCGCTCTGGTGGTCCGACACCCCGCGGGTCGCCGGCGCCGCCGACTGGCTGACCGGCGCGGGCCGGATCACCGGCCTGCTGGCGGGCTACGCCGCGCCCGTCCTGCTGCTGCTGATGGCCCGGATCCCGGTGCTGGAGCGCGAGGTCGGCGCGGACCGGCTGGCCCGCTGGCACGCGTTCGGCGGCCGCTACCTGGTGTCGCTGCTGGCCGTGCACGTGCTGACCGTGGTCTGGGGCTACGCGCTGACCGACGGTCAGGGCCCGTGGAGCGAGGGCGTGGAGATCGTCCTCCACTTCCCCGACATGCTGAAGGCCACCGCGGCGACCCTGCTGATCCTCGGCACCGGCGCGGTCTCCGCCCGGGCCGCCCGCCGCCGTCTCGGCTACGAGGCCTGGTACTACCTGCATCTGGCCACCTACCTGGCGGTCGCGCTCGGCTTCGGCCACCAGCTGACCACCGGCGCGGACCTCGGCGACGGCCCGGCCCGGGCCGCCTGGTACCTGCTGTACTTCGGCACCGCCGCCGTGCTGGCCTGGTTCCGGCTGCTGAGGCCGTGGCTGCGCGACCGCCGGCACCGGCTGCGGATCGCCGAGGTGCGCGCCGAGGGCCCCGGGGTGGTGTCGGTGTTCCTGACCGGCCGTCACCTGGCGGAGCTGCGGGCCGAGCCCGGGCAGTTCTTCCGCCTGCAGTTCCTCACCCCGCAGCTGCGCTGGGCCGCCAACCCGTACTCGCTGTCCGCTCCCCCGCACCCGCAGTTCCTGCGCTTCACCGTGAAGGGCCTGGGCTCGCACAGCGCCGCGGTCGCCGCGCTCGCCCCGGGCACCGCCGTCCGCGCCGAGGGCCCGTACGGGGCGTTCACCGCGCGGCGGCGGCACGGCGGGCCGGTGCTGCTGCTCGGTGCGGGCGTCGGGATCACGCCGCTGCGCGCCCTGTTCGAGACGCTGCCCGGCCGGGTGACGCTCGTTCAGCGGGCCCGCCGCGCCGAGGACGTGCTGTTCCGCCGCGAGCTGGCGGCCGTCGCCGAGGGCCGCGGCGGCCGGGTGCACGAGCTGCTCGGCACCCGCGAGCAGGTCGGCGCGCTGGGTCCGGCGCTGGCCCGGCTGGTCCCCGACCTCGGACGGCACGAGGTGTACCTGTGCGGTCCGGAGGAGTTCACCGCCGACGCCGTCCGCGCGCTGCGCGCCGCCGGGGTGCGGCCGTCCCGCATCCACCACGAGTCCTTCGCCTTCTAG
- a CDS encoding response regulator transcription factor translates to MAPMQRTDTPWRVLVVDDEPDLVEVVCGALRYEGWHVRGVTDGLEAVATAADWHPHAMVLDVMLPDLDGLDVLRRIHSTDPEVRVLFLTARDAVEDRIAGITAGGDDYVTKPFSLEEVVVRLRGLLRRAAPAPLAGPGTLVVGDLRLDPTARETTRGGEPVELSPTEFALLRHLMEHPRQVLSKAQLLDAVWSYDFGGQAHVVELYISYLRRKIDAGRPPMIHTVRGAGYVLRAAAG, encoded by the coding sequence ATGGCCCCCATGCAGCGCACGGACACCCCCTGGCGGGTCCTGGTGGTCGACGACGAACCCGACCTGGTCGAGGTCGTCTGCGGCGCGCTGCGCTACGAGGGCTGGCACGTCCGCGGCGTCACCGACGGCCTGGAGGCCGTCGCCACCGCCGCCGACTGGCACCCGCACGCCATGGTGCTCGACGTGATGCTGCCCGACCTCGACGGCCTCGACGTGCTGCGCCGGATCCACTCCACCGACCCCGAGGTCCGGGTGCTGTTCCTCACCGCCCGGGACGCCGTCGAGGACCGGATCGCCGGCATCACCGCCGGCGGCGACGACTACGTCACCAAGCCGTTCAGCCTCGAAGAGGTGGTGGTCCGGCTGCGCGGGCTGCTCCGCCGGGCCGCCCCCGCCCCGCTGGCCGGCCCCGGCACGCTGGTGGTCGGCGACCTGCGGCTGGACCCCACCGCTCGGGAGACCACCCGCGGCGGCGAGCCGGTCGAGCTCAGCCCCACCGAGTTCGCGCTGCTGCGGCACCTGATGGAACACCCCCGCCAGGTGCTCAGCAAGGCCCAACTGCTGGACGCCGTCTGGTCCTACGACTTCGGCGGCCAGGCCCACGTGGTCGAGCTGTACATCAGCTACCTGCGCCGCAAGATCGACGCCGGCCGCCCGCCGATGATCCACACCGTCCGCGGCGCGGGCTACGTGCTGCGGGCGGCCGCCGGATGA
- a CDS encoding SUKH-3 domain-containing protein, translating into MTEFSSEVREILLASGWHPGRAVEAARWTAPLAAAGLAVHEAVRGFLAEFAGVAVDFSGPGVTCAREPFEIDPLLCAGEEDRFLGWSERLGRSLFPIGELDHGRFLLGMDEQGEVYLVESWIATFGPMPAAMEKLILGYRPEELDV; encoded by the coding sequence ATGACTGAGTTCTCATCAGAGGTGCGGGAGATCCTGCTCGCCTCGGGGTGGCACCCCGGGCGGGCGGTGGAGGCCGCGCGGTGGACCGCGCCGTTGGCGGCAGCCGGGCTGGCCGTGCACGAGGCGGTTCGCGGCTTCCTGGCCGAGTTCGCCGGCGTCGCCGTCGACTTCTCCGGCCCCGGGGTGACCTGCGCCCGGGAGCCGTTCGAGATCGATCCGCTGCTCTGCGCCGGGGAGGAGGACAGGTTCCTCGGCTGGAGCGAACGGCTCGGCCGGTCGCTGTTCCCGATCGGGGAGCTCGACCACGGACGGTTCCTGCTCGGGATGGACGAGCAGGGCGAGGTCTACCTGGTGGAGAGCTGGATCGCGACCTTCGGGCCGATGCCTGCGGCGATGGAGAAGCTGATCCTCGGGTACCGGCCGGAGGAGCTGGACGTCTGA
- the malQ gene encoding 4-alpha-glucanotransferase — protein sequence MGVEQVPAEDNPSAPPELVALAHAYGVDTSYDAGAGPVQVGAQTLSAVLAALGVAAGTPELAAKSLEQHREETARRLLPPTVVAWQGRRTALDLPADAAARVELEDGGVWELTGDHSHWLPEDLPLGRHALVARAGERDGRAALVVAPARIPEPTGRSWGFLAQLYSVLSERSWGMGDLADLAELAQWAGAELGAGFLQINPLHAGMPGAPSDPSPYRPSSRRFADPVHLRVEAVPEYTRCEEAHDLSRRARLLREEVLEHDALIDRDSVWSLKRQALELLHAVPRGVGREAAYRAFVRREGEWLERYAVWNALAEVHGAGWHSWPKGLRHPENPQVAAEKAQLKDRIEFHRWLAWLVDEQLHAAQRAAEDAGMPVGLIHDLAVGVHPDGADAWALQDVLATGISTGAPPDAFNAHGQDWGLPPWRPDALAEAGYAPFAELLRASARHAGAIRIDHVMGLFRLWWVPNGARPTQGTYVRYDAEAMLAVLALEAHRAGTAVIGEDLGTVEPGVRERLAEHGVLGTSVLWFERDWPAGGAILPPERWRPGCLATLTTHDLPSTAARLTGEHVELRHRLGLLARPLAEEQDAADTELADWQRELVRIGLLADGEPTTPEALYAFLLATPARLVGVWLPDTVGDPRPQNLPGTWDQYPNWRLPVADATGVPRTLDQLAVAPGTAGIAATLAPLDTTPDAPSPGRAERRTPPGDPL from the coding sequence GTGGGAGTCGAGCAGGTGCCGGCGGAGGACAATCCGTCGGCGCCACCGGAGTTGGTGGCCCTGGCGCACGCGTACGGGGTGGACACCAGCTACGACGCGGGCGCCGGGCCGGTGCAGGTCGGGGCGCAGACGCTGAGCGCGGTGCTGGCCGCCCTCGGGGTGGCGGCCGGCACGCCCGAGCTGGCCGCGAAGTCGCTGGAGCAGCACCGCGAGGAGACCGCGCGGCGCCTGCTGCCTCCCACCGTGGTGGCCTGGCAGGGGCGGCGCACCGCGCTGGACCTGCCAGCCGACGCCGCGGCCCGGGTGGAGCTGGAGGACGGCGGGGTCTGGGAGCTGACGGGCGATCACTCGCACTGGCTGCCGGAGGACCTCCCGCTCGGCCGGCACGCGCTGGTCGCCCGGGCGGGGGAGCGGGACGGCCGGGCGGCGCTGGTGGTCGCGCCGGCGCGGATTCCCGAGCCGACCGGCCGCAGCTGGGGATTCCTCGCCCAGCTGTACTCGGTGCTGAGCGAACGCTCGTGGGGCATGGGCGACTTGGCGGACCTCGCCGAGCTCGCCCAGTGGGCCGGGGCCGAACTCGGCGCGGGCTTCCTGCAGATCAACCCGCTGCACGCGGGCATGCCGGGCGCCCCGTCCGACCCGTCCCCGTACCGGCCGTCCTCGCGCCGCTTCGCCGACCCGGTGCACCTGCGGGTGGAGGCGGTCCCCGAGTACACCCGCTGCGAGGAGGCGCACGACCTGTCCCGCCGGGCCCGGCTGCTGCGCGAGGAGGTGCTGGAGCACGACGCGCTGATCGACCGGGACTCGGTCTGGTCGCTCAAGCGGCAGGCGCTGGAGCTGCTGCACGCGGTGCCGCGCGGCGTCGGCCGGGAGGCCGCCTACCGGGCCTTCGTCCGCCGCGAGGGGGAGTGGCTGGAGCGGTACGCGGTGTGGAACGCGCTGGCCGAGGTGCACGGCGCGGGCTGGCACTCCTGGCCGAAGGGCCTGCGGCACCCGGAGAACCCCCAAGTGGCGGCTGAGAAGGCCCAGTTGAAGGACCGGATCGAGTTCCACCGGTGGCTGGCCTGGCTGGTCGACGAGCAACTGCACGCGGCGCAGCGCGCCGCCGAGGACGCCGGCATGCCGGTCGGTCTGATCCACGACCTGGCGGTCGGCGTCCACCCGGACGGCGCCGACGCCTGGGCGCTGCAGGACGTGCTGGCCACCGGCATCTCCACCGGCGCCCCGCCGGACGCGTTCAACGCGCACGGCCAGGACTGGGGCCTGCCGCCCTGGCGGCCCGACGCGCTCGCCGAGGCCGGCTACGCGCCGTTCGCCGAACTGCTGCGGGCCTCCGCCCGGCATGCCGGGGCGATCCGGATCGACCACGTGATGGGCCTGTTCCGGCTCTGGTGGGTCCCGAACGGGGCCCGCCCCACCCAGGGCACCTACGTCCGCTACGACGCGGAGGCGATGCTCGCGGTGCTGGCGCTGGAGGCGCACCGTGCGGGCACCGCGGTGATCGGCGAGGACCTGGGCACGGTCGAGCCCGGGGTCCGCGAGCGGCTCGCCGAGCACGGGGTGCTGGGCACCTCGGTGCTCTGGTTCGAACGCGACTGGCCCGCGGGCGGCGCGATCCTGCCACCGGAGCGCTGGCGCCCCGGCTGCCTGGCCACGCTCACCACCCACGACCTGCCCAGCACCGCCGCCCGGCTGACCGGCGAACACGTCGAACTCCGCCACCGGCTGGGCCTGCTGGCCCGCCCGCTGGCCGAGGAGCAGGACGCCGCCGACACCGAACTCGCCGACTGGCAGCGCGAACTGGTGCGGATCGGCCTGCTCGCCGACGGCGAGCCGACCACCCCCGAGGCGCTGTACGCCTTCCTGCTGGCCACCCCCGCCCGGCTGGTCGGCGTCTGGCTGCCCGACACCGTCGGCGACCCGCGCCCGCAGAACCTCCCCGGGACCTGGGACCAGTACCCCAACTGGCGGCTCCCGGTGGCCGACGCCACCGGCGTCCCGCGCACCCTCGACCAGCTGGCGGTCGCCCCCGGCACCGCCGGCATCGCCGCCACCCTGGCCCCGCTCGACACCACGCCCGACGCCCCGTCACCCGGACGCGCCGAGAGGCGCACCCCGCCGGGCGACCCGCTGTAG
- a CDS encoding FMN-binding protein: MRRAVITASATAAGVVLLLSLKPHDPAPATAISSTSAAAGGGPTTQSTTDGGAARTVTGDAVNTRYGPVQVKVTLDAGKITKVDVVQYPTRDRRDREINNAAIPILNQEAIAAQSADVDVVSGATYTSDGYTRSLQSALDRAAG, encoded by the coding sequence ATGCGCCGAGCCGTCATCACCGCCTCCGCGACCGCCGCCGGGGTCGTCCTGCTGCTCTCCCTCAAGCCCCACGACCCGGCCCCCGCCACCGCGATCAGCTCGACCTCCGCCGCCGCGGGCGGCGGCCCCACCACGCAGAGCACCACCGACGGCGGCGCCGCACGGACCGTCACCGGGGACGCGGTCAACACCCGGTACGGGCCGGTGCAGGTCAAGGTCACCCTGGACGCGGGGAAGATCACCAAGGTGGACGTGGTCCAGTACCCGACCCGCGACCGCCGTGACCGGGAGATCAACAACGCCGCGATCCCGATCCTCAACCAGGAGGCGATCGCCGCCCAGAGCGCCGACGTCGACGTGGTCAGCGGCGCCACCTACACCAGCGACGGCTACACCCGCTCGCTGCAGAGCGCGCTCGACCGGGCGGCCGGATGA
- a CDS encoding FAD:protein FMN transferase, whose translation MTSHVEHVMGTVFSFSVRDPGPRTAGALSRIVDRLHRIDAVFSPYRPDSEISRLDRGELRPADCDPEVRWVLERCAELAAETDGYFSDRPGGRLDPSGFVKGWAVQEASRALRAAGSADHCVSGGGDVQTAGGPWRVGIADPHREGAVARVVAGHDLAVATSGTAERGPHILDPHTGRPATGFASLTLLGPGLARLDALATAAFAMGPSRATAWLAARGVPALAVLPDGTQTETPGFAGYAGRG comes from the coding sequence ATGACCAGCCACGTCGAGCACGTGATGGGGACGGTGTTCTCCTTCTCGGTCCGCGACCCCGGCCCGCGGACCGCCGGGGCGCTGAGCCGGATCGTCGACCGGCTGCACCGGATCGACGCCGTCTTCTCGCCGTACCGCCCCGACAGCGAGATCAGCCGGCTGGACCGCGGCGAGCTCCGGCCCGCCGACTGCGACCCCGAGGTGCGGTGGGTGCTGGAGCGCTGCGCGGAGCTGGCCGCCGAGACGGACGGGTACTTCAGCGACCGGCCGGGCGGCCGGCTCGACCCGAGCGGCTTCGTCAAGGGCTGGGCGGTGCAGGAGGCCTCGCGGGCGCTGCGGGCCGCGGGCTCGGCCGACCACTGCGTGAGCGGCGGCGGCGACGTGCAGACCGCGGGCGGGCCGTGGCGGGTCGGCATCGCCGACCCGCACCGCGAGGGCGCCGTCGCCCGGGTGGTGGCCGGCCACGACCTGGCGGTCGCCACCTCCGGCACCGCGGAGCGCGGCCCGCACATCCTCGACCCGCACACCGGCCGCCCCGCGACCGGCTTCGCCTCCCTCACCCTGCTCGGGCCGGGCCTGGCCCGCCTCGACGCGCTCGCCACCGCCGCGTTCGCGATGGGCCCGTCCCGGGCGACGGCGTGGCTCGCCGCCCGCGGCGTCCCGGCGCTGGCCGTCCTCCCGGACGGCACGCAGACCGAGACCCCCGGCTTCGCCGGGTACGCGGGCCGGGGCTGA